CGCCGCGCGCGACGCGGAGCGTGACACGCCACCGGCTTAGGCTTGCCGGGTCATGCCCGCCGCAGTCCACGCCCTCCTCGTCGCGCGCACCGCTCCCGAAGCCGCGAAGGCGCTCGAGCGCACCCTCGAGGCCGTCCGGTCCCAGAGCCGTCCCGTCGACGCGCTCACGATCGTCGTCTGCGGGCCGACGGGCCCCGTGCGCGAGCTCGTCTCGGCCTCCGGCGCGGAGGGGGTCGTGGAGGCCTCCGCCACCACGACGTTCGCGGCCGCGGTCGAGTTCGCCTACCGCAGGGTGACCCCCGGCGCCTCGGTCTGGCTGCTCGCGCACGACTCGACCCCCGACCCCGGCGCGCTCGCCGCGCTCACGGCGGCGCTCGAGCGCGGGCCCTCCATCGCGATCGCCGCTCCCAAGCTCGTCGACGAGCACGACGCGGACCGGATCGTGTCCCTCGGGCAGAGCATGACCCGCTTCGGACGGACCGTCGAGCTCGCGGACGGCGAGTTCGACCAGGGGCAGTTCGACTCCCTCGACGACGTTCTCGGCGCCGATGTGCGCGGCGTCCTCGTCCGCGGCGACATCGCGGCGGACCTCGTGCCCGACCGCGCGCTCCTCGGCGTCGACGAGGGACTCGACATGGGCGTGAGGGCTCACCTCGCCGGGCGCCGCGTCGCGCTCGTGCCGCGCGCGCGCCTCGCCGTGCCCCCGCCCCCGCGGCGCCGCACCCTGGGCGCCGCCTACCTGCGGCGCACGGCGCAGCTGCACCGCCGTCTCGCCTACGCGCCCGCCTGGGCGGTGGCGCTGCACTGGCTCTCGTATCTGCCGCTCGCGCTGTGGAAGACCGCCGTGCAGCTCATCGCGAAGAACCCCGCGTTCGTCCCCGCCGAGTGGGCGGCCGCCGCGGTCGCGATGACCCGCGTGGGCGCCGTCGCGCGGTCGCGCCGCCGCATACGCCGCGTTCGCACCGCATCGTGGGCGGACGTCGAGCCCCTGCGGGTCACCGCCGGCGACCTGCGCGAACGCCACGAGCCCCACGGCGGCCCGCTGGTGCGGCGCGAGCTGCGGTTCTTCAGCGGCGGCGGCGCCTGGGCGGTGCTCGCCGCCCTCGTCGTGAACGTGCTCGCCTTCCTCGCGCTCCTGTCATGGCCGGGCGTCGGCGGCGGAGGGCTCCTGCCGCTGCGCCGGACCGTCTCGGGCCTCTGGGCCGAGGCGGCGTACGGCCTGCGCTCCGTGGGCGTCGACGTCGTCTCGGCCGCCGACCCCTTCTCCGCCGTGACGGCGCTGCTCGGCTCGCTGTGGCCCGGCAGCCCATCGTTCGCGCTGCTCGCGCTGTGGCTCCTCGCCCTGCCCCTGGCCGTCCTCGGCGCGTGGTTCGCCGCGACGCGCGTGACGACCCGCTCGGGCCTGCGCGTGGTGATGGCCGTGCTCTGGGCCCTGGCGCCGAGCTTCCTGTCCGCGCTCGTCGACCCGCGTCCCGCGTCCGTCGTCCTGCATCTGCTGCTGCCGTGGCTGTTCTTCGCGGCCGCGGCGGCTCATCGGTCGTGGGGAGCGGCGGGAAGCGCCTCCCTGCTGCTCGCGGCCGTCCTCGCATGCGCGCCGTCCCTGGCCCCGGCGTTCGCCGTGATGTGGGCGCTCGCGCTCGTGCTCGTCATCGTGCTGCGTCCGCGCGGCATCGCCCGCGTCGTGTGGACCGTCGTGCCGACGATCGCGGCGTTCCTCCCCCTCGTGGCCGCACAGCTCGACCGCGGCACGCCGTGGGCGCTTCTCTCCGACCCCGGCCTCGTCTGGGCGGGCCCGGTGCTCGGCGTGGCGGAGCGCTGGCGCCTCGCCCTCGGCTTCCCGACGTCCGACCCCGGCGGATGGGGTGCCTTCCTCGCCGGGATGGGCCTGCCCGCGGAGACGTGGTGGGTGCCGTTCCTCCTCGTTCCCGTCGTGCTGCCCGCGCTGCTCGCACCGCTCACGCGCCGGTGGCGGATCGGCGTCGCCATGCTCGTCGTCGCCCTCGCCGGCCTCGCCACGGCGTATGCCGTGCTCGGCATCCAGGTCGCCTCCGCGCAGTCGAGCGCCGTGGGCGTCTGGCCGGGGAGCGCGCTGAGCCTCGCCTGGCTCGGGGTGATCGCCGCGGCGGCCGTCACCTTCGACGTCGGCCTCGCCCCGCGCGGCGTCAAGTCGCTCGGCGCCGTGCTCGCGACCGTGTGCGTCGCGCTCGTGGCCGTGCCGGCCCTCACCTCCGTGCACCGCGGCCAGGCCGCGCTGCAGAGCGCCGGCGACTCGACGCTTCCGGCCTACATCTCCGCCCAGGCGGCGAGCGACGAGCAGTCCGGCACCCTCGTGCTCTCCCCGCAGGGCGACGGCGGGATCTCCTCCCTCGTCGTCTGGGGGGCGAGCGAGACGCTCGGCGGCCAGTCGACGCTGCAGGCGACCGACCCGGAGCCGAGCGCGTCCGACGAGCGTCTCGCCGAGATCACGAGCGATCTCATCGCGGCCGCGTCGACCGACGTGCCCGCCGAGCTCTCGGCGCAGGGGATCGGGTTCGTCCTCCTCGCGGCCGGCGACGAGGACACCGACGCCCAGCGCGTGCTGCGGCTGTCCGCCGCGACCTCGATCGACCAGCGGGCGGGCCTCGTCCGCGTCGGCGAGACGCCGCGCGGCGTGCTGTGGCGCATCGACACGGAGCTGACCCCGCGCGAGGGCCTGTCGGCGGACGACGCGGCCACCGCGAGGGGCGTCGCGCTCGCGCAGCTCGTCGCGCTCGCCGTCGCCCTGCTGCTGGCCGTGCCCACGCCCGAGTCGCGCCGGGCGGCGCGGCGAAAGCCCCGCGTCGTCGGCGCCGGATACGAGGAGGCCGCATGAGCCGTGCGACCGTGTCCACGCGCGTCGTGCTCGGCGCGCTGCTCTCCGCGGCGGCCGTCGTCGGCGTCGTCGCGGCGGACGCCGTCCCCTGGCCCGCCATCGGCGGCTCGGCGCCGGCCGTCGACGTGACCCCGGCCGCCGCCGAGACCCTCCTCGCGTGCGACGGCCCCCTCCTGGCGCTCGGCCGGACGGCGGAGGACGCGGCCGGCCTGAGCACGGCCGCCGACATGCAGACCGTCTCGGGCAACGCGCTCGGCGAGGCGCCGGAGCAGACGGAGCTCGTCATCGCGGACGTCGACGACGCGACGGCGCCCCTCGTGCGGCAGCTGCCGGACGGCCGCGATCCGGTGTCGGCGGCCGCGGCGGCGTCGGCGACGGTCGACGCGACCGACCTGGGCGGCTTCGCGGCCTCGGAGTGCCGCAGTGCGGCCATGGAGTCGTGGATCGTCGGAGGCGACACCTCGACGGGGAGCACGGGCATCCTGCTCGTCGCGAACCCGACCGACGTGAACGCGGTCGTCTCGATCAGCGTCTACGGCGTCGACGGGGTCACCACCCCGGCGGGAGCCGACGCGATCGCGATCCCTGCCGGGACGCAGGTGCCCATCCCGCTCGCCGGGCTCGCGGGCTCCGAGGCCGCGCCCGCCGTGCGGGTGACGGCGACCGGGGCGCCCGTGCGGGTGACGCTGCAGTCCAGCCTCGTGCGCACGCTCGACCCGGGCGGCGTGGACCTGCAGGCGCCCGTCACGCCCGGCGAGGTCCAGATCATCCCCGGGATCGGCGTGACGGAGGAGGCGAGCGGCAGCGAGAACTCCGCGAGCATCCTGCGCCTGCTGTCGACATCGGACACCTCCGCCATCGTGACCGTGACCGCCGAGGGGGAGTCGGGGCCGGCGAGGGAGCCCGAGCAGGTGACGCTCACGGCGGACCAGCCGCTCTCCCTCGATCTCGGCTCCCTGCCGGAGGGGCGGTACAGCGTCGTGGTCGAGGCGGAGGATCCGGTCGTCGCCGCGGCCTGGCAGGCGACGGGCTTCGGCCCGGGGTCCGACTACGCCTGGTACCCCGCCGCTCCCGCGCTCGACGAGCAGACGATCTTCGCCGTGCCCGACGGGCCGGGCGGGGAGCTGGGCCTCGTGAACGACTCCGACGCCGACGCGACGGTCGTCCTCGCGCGGGACGGCGAGGAGCAGTCCGTCGTCGTCCCCGCGGACGGCTACGTCTCGGTCGGGCTGGACGGGACGGGCGTCTACACGCTCGACCCGGGCGGGGCGGCGGTGCACGCCTCCGTGGGATACCTGAGCGACACGGCGATCGCCGCCATCCCCGTCGACCGGGACGCGGCGGCGCCGCGCGCGATCACCGTCTACCCGTGAGCGACGGAGGCGGGTGCGCGACCGCTCAGAACCAGCGGTAGCGGTCGGGCGCGAGGTCCCAGGGATCGCGGTCGAGGTAGTCCGCGGCGGCACGGAAGACGGTGCCCTCGATCACGAGCCGACGGTGGAAGTCGTCCGCGTGCGCGATGCCGATGGAGCCGTGGATGCGGCTGAGCCGCTCGACGGGGATCCGGAAGAGCACGATGCGCTGGGCCGTGCGATCGATGTGCCAGCGGGGGATGCCGTCCTCCGAGGAGTCGGCGGGCAGCCCCGCGATCTCGAAGCTCACGTCCCGGAGCTCCGGCCATGCGCTGCGCAGGTACTCCGCCGCGGACCCCACGGCGATGTCGAAGCGCTCGTACCGGGTGTCGACGGGAGGCAGCGGAGGGCGCACGATCGAGCTGCGCCCCGTGCGTCCGTGACGCCCGTGACGGGCCGTCGAACGCTTCGCGGCCGGCCGGGGCACGCGGTTCCACCACTTCATGGGACCAGCTTACGGTCGTGCGCAGCGCGTCGTCCCGCCGGCGGGCGGACGGATGGCTAGGGTGGAGGCGATGCGCGAGAGACTCTGCTCGAAGGTGGGCTGCGCCCGCGAGGCCGTGACGACGATGACCTACGACTACGGCGACCAGATGGCCGCGGTGGGTCCGCTCGGGGCGGGCGACGACCCGCACGCGCACGACCTCTGCACGTTCCACACCGACCGGCTCTCCGTCCCGCAGGGATGGACCGTCGTCCGGCACGAGACGCTCCGCGCCTCCTGAGCCTCCGGCGCGGCGCGGCGCGGCCCGCGAGAATCCATCTACGCGGCGAGCATGCGGCGGGCGCTGGCATTCTCGCGGCGCATGTGGATCCTCGCTGCCGAAGCGCTCGGGCCCTCAGCCGGCGACGAGGCGGGGCGTGCCGGCCTCGTACTCGGTGAGGCCGCCGGTCTCGCCGGCGCGGAAGGCCCGTCTCCCGACGAAGAGCATGTAGAAGAGGAACCCGGCCAGCGCGACGGCGCCGATGCCGATCTTCAGCCACCACGGCCACGGCTGCCCCGTGACGAAGCCCTCGACGAGCCCGGCGACGGCGAGGACGAACACGAGTCCGATCGCGACGGTCACGAGCGAGACGCCGGCATCGGCGAGGGCGGCCAGGCGGGTGCGCGCGCCGGGGGCGACGAGCGCCCAGAAGATGTGGAAGCCGGCCGCCCCGGCGACGAAGACGGACGTCATCTCGAGGAGGCCGTGGGGGAGGATGTACAGCACGAACACGTCGCCCCGGTCGAAGGCGAACATCACCGCCGCCGACGTCCCGAGCCCCACGGCGTTCTGCATGAGCACGTATGCGGGGAAGACGCCCGTGACGCCGAACAGGATGCACTGCGCCGCGATCCACGCGTTGTTCGTCCACACCATCCCCGCGAACACCGCCGCGGGGTTCTCGGTGTAGTACCGGGCGAACTCCTGCTCGGCGTACTGCTCGAGCTGCGCCTCGGGGCCGAGCGAGGCGATGAGCGCCGGGTCTCCCGCCGCCCATGAGCCG
This window of the Microbacterium sp. AB genome carries:
- a CDS encoding DUF3499 family protein produces the protein MRERLCSKVGCAREAVTTMTYDYGDQMAAVGPLGAGDDPHAHDLCTFHTDRLSVPQGWTVVRHETLRAS
- a CDS encoding DUF5719 family protein; translated protein: MSRATVSTRVVLGALLSAAAVVGVVAADAVPWPAIGGSAPAVDVTPAAAETLLACDGPLLALGRTAEDAAGLSTAADMQTVSGNALGEAPEQTELVIADVDDATAPLVRQLPDGRDPVSAAAAASATVDATDLGGFAASECRSAAMESWIVGGDTSTGSTGILLVANPTDVNAVVSISVYGVDGVTTPAGADAIAIPAGTQVPIPLAGLAGSEAAPAVRVTATGAPVRVTLQSSLVRTLDPGGVDLQAPVTPGEVQIIPGIGVTEEASGSENSASILRLLSTSDTSAIVTVTAEGESGPAREPEQVTLTADQPLSLDLGSLPEGRYSVVVEAEDPVVAAAWQATGFGPGSDYAWYPAAPALDEQTIFAVPDGPGGELGLVNDSDADATVVLARDGEEQSVVVPADGYVSVGLDGTGVYTLDPGGAAVHASVGYLSDTAIAAIPVDRDAAAPRAITVYP
- a CDS encoding glycosyltransferase: MPAAVHALLVARTAPEAAKALERTLEAVRSQSRPVDALTIVVCGPTGPVRELVSASGAEGVVEASATTTFAAAVEFAYRRVTPGASVWLLAHDSTPDPGALAALTAALERGPSIAIAAPKLVDEHDADRIVSLGQSMTRFGRTVELADGEFDQGQFDSLDDVLGADVRGVLVRGDIAADLVPDRALLGVDEGLDMGVRAHLAGRRVALVPRARLAVPPPPRRRTLGAAYLRRTAQLHRRLAYAPAWAVALHWLSYLPLALWKTAVQLIAKNPAFVPAEWAAAAVAMTRVGAVARSRRRIRRVRTASWADVEPLRVTAGDLRERHEPHGGPLVRRELRFFSGGGAWAVLAALVVNVLAFLALLSWPGVGGGGLLPLRRTVSGLWAEAAYGLRSVGVDVVSAADPFSAVTALLGSLWPGSPSFALLALWLLALPLAVLGAWFAATRVTTRSGLRVVMAVLWALAPSFLSALVDPRPASVVLHLLLPWLFFAAAAAHRSWGAAGSASLLLAAVLACAPSLAPAFAVMWALALVLVIVLRPRGIARVVWTVVPTIAAFLPLVAAQLDRGTPWALLSDPGLVWAGPVLGVAERWRLALGFPTSDPGGWGAFLAGMGLPAETWWVPFLLVPVVLPALLAPLTRRWRIGVAMLVVALAGLATAYAVLGIQVASAQSSAVGVWPGSALSLAWLGVIAAAAVTFDVGLAPRGVKSLGAVLATVCVALVAVPALTSVHRGQAALQSAGDSTLPAYISAQAASDEQSGTLVLSPQGDGGISSLVVWGASETLGGQSTLQATDPEPSASDERLAEITSDLIAAASTDVPAELSAQGIGFVLLAAGDEDTDAQRVLRLSAATSIDQRAGLVRVGETPRGVLWRIDTELTPREGLSADDAATARGVALAQLVALAVALLLAVPTPESRRAARRKPRVVGAGYEEAA
- a CDS encoding stage II sporulation protein M: MDLDALSAARAREWARLEELSRRRRLGGGEVDELVARYQAASADLADIKTSAGRTPQGDHVSTMLARARLRLTGAPENVLRTIPRFFALQLPAALYRVRWTTLGIALVFVGVVVLVGSWAAGDPALIASLGPEAQLEQYAEQEFARYYTENPAAVFAGMVWTNNAWIAAQCILFGVTGVFPAYVLMQNAVGLGTSAAVMFAFDRGDVFVLYILPHGLLEMTSVFVAGAAGFHIFWALVAPGARTRLAALADAGVSLVTVAIGLVFVLAVAGLVEGFVTGQPWPWWLKIGIGAVALAGFLFYMLFVGRRAFRAGETGGLTEYEAGTPRLVAG